One stretch of Natronobacterium gregoryi SP2 DNA includes these proteins:
- a CDS encoding CBS pair associated ParBc domain-containing protein, translating into MEVASDRTKPQVEEYMTRDVATVSPDATVEAVSTRIAESEGHNGFPVCERRRVEGFVSARDLLRAADDEPIFKVMTTDLLVAHPDMKVTDAARVILRSGVQKLPVVDDAGNLVGIISNADVIRSQIERATPEKVGKLLRTLEEIHGVDLEQERRTVPIATLTPTQGRVYADELEGRKYELERGLAEPLVVIDNAGTLLLADGHHRVLAADQLEIDEMDAYVIVIDHEIDLGMARTAAKENLAQIDDIEVVDYARHPLVRTTKRLQFDE; encoded by the coding sequence ATGGAGGTTGCGTCGGATCGGACGAAACCCCAGGTCGAAGAGTACATGACTCGAGACGTCGCCACCGTCTCGCCCGACGCGACGGTCGAGGCAGTCTCGACGCGGATCGCCGAAAGTGAAGGACACAATGGCTTTCCAGTCTGCGAACGCCGTCGCGTCGAAGGGTTCGTCAGCGCTCGAGACCTGCTGCGTGCCGCCGACGACGAGCCGATATTCAAGGTGATGACGACGGACCTGCTCGTCGCACATCCTGATATGAAGGTCACCGACGCTGCACGCGTCATCCTCCGATCGGGCGTCCAGAAACTCCCCGTCGTCGACGACGCAGGCAACCTCGTGGGCATCATCTCGAACGCAGATGTCATCCGGAGCCAGATCGAGCGGGCGACTCCCGAAAAAGTCGGAAAGCTGTTGCGAACGCTCGAAGAGATTCACGGCGTCGACCTCGAGCAGGAACGACGGACCGTCCCGATTGCGACTCTCACTCCGACCCAGGGGCGCGTGTACGCCGACGAGCTCGAGGGGCGGAAATACGAACTCGAGCGTGGACTGGCCGAGCCGCTGGTGGTCATCGACAACGCTGGGACGCTGTTGCTCGCGGACGGCCACCATCGCGTGCTCGCAGCGGATCAACTCGAGATCGACGAGATGGACGCCTACGTAATCGTCATCGACCACGAGATCGATCTCGGGATGGCCCGGACGGCAGCAAAGGAGAACCTGGCGCAGATCGACGACATCGAGGTCGTCGACTACGCACGACACCCACTCGTCCGGACGACGAAACGATTACAGTTCGACGAGTGA
- the mvaD gene encoding phosphomevalonate decarboxylase MvaD codes for MKATAMAHPIQGLVKYHGMRDHVERLPYHDSISVCTAPSHTRTTVEFSMDYDEDTFVVDGEELGGRAAERVEAVVEKARSLSDAAHTVYPVRLESENSFPTNVGLGSSSSGFAAAAMALAEAAELDASMQEISTIARVGSASSARAVTGAFSQLQTGLNDEDCVSRRLPTDLHENLKIIVGLVPYHKETEDAHNEAEDSHMFEARNAHIHSQIAEMRDALRENDFHRTFELAEHDSLSLAATTMTGPEGWVYWQPATLAIFNRVRELREEEEIPVYFSTDTGATVYVNTTDEHAEYVEEQISDCGVSTSIWEVGGPAKLLDEDEHLF; via the coding sequence ATGAAAGCGACCGCGATGGCCCACCCCATCCAGGGGCTGGTCAAGTACCACGGCATGCGAGATCACGTCGAGCGACTCCCCTACCACGACAGTATCAGCGTCTGTACGGCCCCGAGCCACACCCGAACCACCGTCGAGTTCTCTATGGATTACGACGAGGACACCTTCGTCGTCGACGGCGAAGAACTCGGGGGCCGCGCCGCCGAACGGGTCGAAGCCGTCGTCGAGAAGGCCCGCTCGCTGTCCGACGCCGCCCACACGGTCTATCCCGTCCGCCTCGAGAGCGAGAACAGTTTTCCGACGAACGTCGGACTCGGCTCCTCCTCGTCCGGTTTCGCGGCCGCCGCGATGGCACTCGCGGAGGCAGCGGAACTCGACGCCTCGATGCAGGAAATCTCGACGATCGCTCGAGTGGGGTCGGCGTCGTCGGCTCGCGCCGTGACGGGTGCGTTCTCCCAGCTTCAGACGGGACTGAACGACGAGGACTGCGTCTCCCGCCGGCTCCCGACCGACCTCCACGAGAATCTAAAGATTATCGTGGGGCTCGTTCCCTACCACAAGGAGACCGAAGACGCACACAACGAGGCCGAGGACAGCCACATGTTCGAGGCACGGAACGCCCACATCCACAGCCAGATCGCCGAGATGCGGGACGCGCTCCGCGAGAACGACTTCCACCGAACCTTCGAACTCGCCGAACACGACTCCCTCTCGCTTGCGGCGACGACGATGACTGGCCCCGAGGGATGGGTCTACTGGCAGCCCGCGACACTGGCGATCTTCAACCGCGTGCGCGAACTCCGTGAAGAGGAGGAGATCCCCGTCTACTTCTCGACGGACACCGGCGCGACCGTCTACGTCAACACGACCGACGAACACGCCGAGTACGTCGAAGAACAGATCAGCGACTGTGGCGTCTCGACATCGATCTGGGAGGTCGGCGGCCCAGCGAAGCTGTTAGACGAGGACGAGCACCTCTTCTAA
- a CDS encoding ROK family protein has product MVYYAGVDLGATNVRAAVGDDDGTTIGVSRNETPRGPTGIDVTEGVLRTFREACDDAGIEPTWIEAAGIGSIGPFDLAEGAVIDPANLPDSIDRIPLTGPIEKLIDSEEVYLHNDTNAGVIGERFHADRNPDDMVYITISSGIGAGVCCDGEILDGWDGNAGEVGHTVVDPRGRLTCGCGHDGHWEAYCSGNGIPEYTRLLAEDDPTIETSLPLEDPAFTARDVFELAGEDELADYTIEQLVHWNALGVTNVVQSFAPLVVSFGGAVALYNEKLVVDPIRERVSEMLLNNVPEFRVTDHGDDVVLEGALASAMTGGTGDRRKFTT; this is encoded by the coding sequence ATGGTCTATTACGCCGGCGTCGACCTCGGCGCGACCAACGTACGGGCCGCCGTCGGAGACGACGACGGAACGACGATCGGTGTCAGTCGTAACGAAACGCCACGCGGACCCACCGGAATCGACGTGACGGAAGGCGTCCTCCGGACGTTTCGCGAGGCCTGTGATGACGCTGGGATCGAACCCACCTGGATCGAGGCGGCGGGGATCGGCTCGATCGGTCCGTTCGACCTCGCGGAAGGGGCAGTGATCGACCCGGCCAACCTCCCCGACTCGATCGACCGGATTCCGCTCACCGGTCCGATCGAGAAACTGATCGACAGCGAGGAGGTCTACCTCCACAACGACACGAACGCGGGCGTCATCGGCGAGCGGTTCCACGCCGATCGCAACCCCGACGACATGGTCTACATCACGATCTCCTCGGGGATCGGCGCAGGCGTCTGCTGTGACGGCGAAATTCTCGACGGCTGGGACGGCAACGCGGGCGAAGTCGGCCACACCGTCGTCGACCCGCGCGGTCGCCTGACCTGTGGCTGTGGCCACGACGGCCACTGGGAGGCCTACTGCTCGGGCAACGGCATCCCCGAGTACACACGACTACTCGCCGAAGACGACCCGACGATCGAGACGAGTCTGCCGCTCGAGGACCCCGCGTTCACGGCGCGAGATGTCTTTGAACTGGCGGGCGAGGACGAACTGGCCGACTACACGATCGAGCAACTCGTCCACTGGAACGCACTCGGTGTCACGAACGTCGTCCAGTCGTTCGCGCCGCTCGTCGTCTCCTTCGGCGGTGCCGTTGCACTCTACAACGAGAAGTTGGTCGTCGACCCGATCCGCGAGCGCGTCTCCGAGATGTTGCTGAACAACGTCCCCGAGTTTCGCGTCACCGACCACGGCGACGACGTCGTCCTCGAGGGCGCACTCGCGAGTGCGATGACGGGCGGAACTGGTGATCGTCGAAAGTTCACGACATAG
- a CDS encoding ABC transporter ATP-binding protein yields MPTPNHDPTVGYPTNETMTRSDGPGREAGPPAIRLDGLRKTFGSGENAVTAVDDVSFEIERGTVVGLLGPNGAGKTTTIKSLLGLIVPDAGTVEIDGIDVHSQPTRAYDRVGAMLEGARNVYWRLTVRENLAFFAGLGGDSPSTVSGRHDALLEQFGLADRAETVVNELSRGMKQKVSLASTLARDVDVVFMDEPTLGLDVETSLELRAEIRRLADRDDVTILVSSHDMDVIEDICDHVLVLENGRVVADDEVDALLDVFRSQEYRIEVDDVLPAAARTRLETAVDAEWTAKRDDRRRTTISFTATGSDEFYDVIDVLREHDLPLRDVESVTPDLEDVFLELTAEDGQRSTAESPADSSSPARPSRDGEPARDGGAEPARDAGEELERGDRR; encoded by the coding sequence ATGCCAACACCTAACCACGATCCGACCGTCGGGTATCCAACGAACGAGACGATGACCCGATCCGACGGGCCCGGCCGAGAGGCCGGACCTCCGGCAATCCGCCTCGACGGACTGCGAAAGACGTTCGGCAGCGGCGAGAACGCGGTGACGGCCGTCGACGACGTCTCCTTCGAGATCGAACGCGGCACCGTCGTCGGCCTGCTCGGACCGAACGGCGCTGGCAAGACGACGACTATCAAGTCGCTGCTCGGCCTGATCGTCCCCGACGCGGGAACCGTCGAGATCGACGGCATCGACGTACACAGCCAGCCGACGCGGGCCTACGATCGCGTCGGCGCGATGCTCGAGGGCGCACGGAACGTCTACTGGCGGTTGACGGTCCGGGAGAACCTCGCGTTCTTCGCCGGACTAGGTGGTGACTCCCCCTCGACCGTCAGCGGCCGTCACGACGCGTTGCTAGAGCAGTTCGGGCTCGCTGACCGGGCGGAGACGGTCGTCAACGAGCTCTCCCGCGGGATGAAACAGAAGGTGTCGCTGGCCTCGACGCTGGCCCGCGACGTGGACGTGGTGTTCATGGACGAGCCCACGCTCGGCCTGGACGTCGAGACCTCCCTGGAGCTGCGTGCGGAGATCCGACGACTCGCGGACCGAGACGACGTCACGATTCTGGTCAGCAGCCACGATATGGACGTGATCGAAGACATCTGTGACCACGTGTTGGTCCTCGAGAACGGGCGGGTCGTCGCCGACGACGAGGTCGACGCCCTGCTCGACGTGTTTCGCTCTCAAGAGTACCGGATCGAGGTCGACGACGTACTTCCGGCGGCGGCACGGACCCGACTCGAGACGGCTGTCGACGCGGAGTGGACGGCTAAACGGGACGACCGCCGTCGAACGACGATTTCGTTCACCGCGACCGGCAGCGACGAGTTCTACGACGTAATCGACGTGCTTCGGGAACACGACCTCCCGCTCAGGGACGTCGAGTCGGTGACGCCCGATCTCGAGGACGTGTTTCTCGAACTCACTGCCGAGGACGGGCAGCGTTCCACGGCCGAGAGTCCGGCTGACTCGAGTTCGCCGGCGCGTCCGTCCCGGGACGGCGAGCCGGCGAGAGACGGCGGAGCGGAACCGGCCCGAGACGCCGGCGAGGAACTCGAGCGAGGTGACCGACGGTGA
- a CDS encoding LVIVD repeat-containing protein — translation MRRRTLLRRSGALALGLSTSVLASSTADSPVATADSDESYEPLGRVAVDGAAEAVVGDAGETVYLATTTGFAVVDVSDPADPSLRFEEASIEVDGDPLLEILDVKVDGDRLVVPGPANESSNYPFHGFVCYDVSDPGDPEPVDEPYETGFHIHNCYLEGEILYVVANGRSENPLVVYNVGDGIEEIGRWSLAERDPGWKDVDWRTRYLHDVYVHDDVAYLAHWNAGTYLLDVSDPGTPASLSHVAETTLERTLEIEDDTEARLGLPGNDHYAAVDETGDLLAVGREAWATGGAEPDGPGGIDLYDVSESTAPELQGSIEPPAAVDESYEAGLWTTAHNFELWDGVLYSSWYRGGVNVYDVSDPTSPRALAWWRDPKTAGFWTARVAEPGETFVASSTPAIPNAPTDGALYTFPLAAGEQTEPPSLLEPDTAVPEGESGTPTGRSETGNAGDADGNRKARDPSLSVTARRRAVGRRSRSRDRRRRS, via the coding sequence ATGCGACGACGAACGCTCCTTCGTCGGAGTGGCGCCCTCGCTCTTGGCCTTTCCACCTCGGTCCTGGCGAGTTCGACCGCCGACAGCCCGGTTGCGACGGCCGACAGTGACGAGTCGTACGAACCGCTCGGCCGGGTTGCGGTCGACGGAGCCGCCGAGGCCGTCGTCGGCGACGCCGGCGAGACGGTCTATCTCGCCACGACGACCGGGTTCGCCGTCGTCGACGTCAGCGATCCGGCCGACCCGTCCCTTCGCTTCGAGGAAGCCAGCATCGAGGTCGACGGCGATCCACTCCTCGAGATTTTAGACGTCAAAGTAGACGGCGACCGGCTGGTGGTCCCAGGGCCGGCAAACGAGAGTTCGAACTATCCGTTTCACGGGTTCGTCTGTTACGACGTCAGCGACCCCGGCGATCCCGAACCCGTCGACGAGCCGTACGAGACTGGGTTTCACATTCACAACTGCTATCTCGAGGGCGAGATCCTCTACGTCGTCGCAAACGGACGCTCCGAGAACCCCCTGGTCGTCTACAACGTCGGCGACGGGATCGAAGAGATCGGGCGCTGGTCGCTCGCCGAGCGCGACCCTGGCTGGAAAGACGTCGACTGGCGTACCCGGTATCTCCACGATGTCTACGTCCACGACGACGTCGCGTATCTCGCTCACTGGAACGCCGGCACCTACCTGTTGGATGTCTCCGATCCCGGAACGCCCGCGTCCCTCTCGCACGTCGCAGAGACGACACTCGAACGGACTCTCGAGATCGAAGACGACACGGAGGCGCGTCTTGGGTTGCCGGGCAACGACCACTACGCCGCAGTCGACGAGACGGGCGACCTCCTCGCGGTCGGTAGAGAGGCGTGGGCGACCGGTGGCGCGGAACCGGACGGGCCGGGCGGGATCGACCTCTACGACGTGAGTGAGTCGACCGCTCCCGAACTGCAGGGTTCGATCGAGCCACCGGCTGCGGTCGACGAGAGCTACGAGGCCGGCCTGTGGACGACGGCCCACAACTTCGAGCTCTGGGACGGAGTGCTTTACTCGTCGTGGTACCGCGGCGGAGTGAACGTCTACGACGTGAGTGATCCCACGTCGCCGAGAGCACTCGCGTGGTGGCGCGATCCCAAGACTGCGGGCTTCTGGACCGCTCGCGTCGCCGAACCGGGCGAGACGTTCGTTGCGAGTAGCACGCCCGCGATCCCCAACGCACCGACCGACGGAGCACTGTACACGTTCCCGCTTGCCGCCGGCGAGCAGACCGAGCCGCCATCGCTGCTCGAGCCCGACACCGCCGTTCCCGAGGGCGAAAGCGGGACCCCAACTGGACGTTCGGAGACGGGCAACGCCGGTGATGCCGACGGGAACAGGAAAGCCCGCGACCCGTCGCTGAGCGTTACTGCAAGACGGCGAGCAGTCGGTCGCCGATCACGTTCTCGAGACCGGCGTCGGCGCTCCTGA
- the nth gene encoding endonuclease III: protein MGTPRETRQEQAEDITERLETEYPDSTISLRYSNRLELLIAVILSAQCTDERVNQETKHLFEKYDGPKDYAEVPQDELAEDLNSITYYNNKAGYIKSACEAIAEKHDGEVPDTMDELTDLSGVGRKTANVVLQHGHDVVEGIVVDTHVQRLSRRLGLTEEKRPERIEEELIEIVPESYWQQFTHLCIDHGRAVCTARNPDCSDCVLADICPSEKSDNEIDLASGEPW from the coding sequence ATGGGAACCCCACGCGAGACGCGGCAGGAACAGGCCGAGGACATCACCGAGCGCCTCGAGACGGAGTACCCGGACTCGACGATTTCGCTGCGGTACTCGAACCGACTCGAGTTGTTGATCGCCGTCATCCTCTCTGCACAGTGTACGGACGAGCGGGTGAACCAGGAGACCAAACACCTGTTCGAGAAGTACGATGGGCCGAAGGACTACGCCGAAGTCCCGCAGGACGAACTCGCTGAGGATCTGAACTCGATCACCTACTACAACAACAAGGCGGGTTACATCAAAAGCGCCTGTGAGGCGATCGCCGAGAAACACGACGGTGAAGTGCCGGATACGATGGACGAACTGACCGACCTCTCGGGTGTCGGCCGCAAGACGGCGAACGTCGTCCTCCAGCACGGCCACGACGTCGTCGAGGGGATCGTCGTCGACACGCACGTCCAGCGACTCTCACGACGTCTGGGACTCACCGAAGAGAAGCGTCCGGAACGTATCGAAGAGGAGTTGATAGAGATCGTTCCAGAGAGCTACTGGCAGCAGTTTACTCACCTCTGTATCGACCACGGCCGTGCGGTCTGTACGGCGCGGAACCCGGACTGTAGCGACTGCGTATTGGCCGATATCTGCCCGTCCGAAAAAAGCGATAACGAGATCGACCTCGCTTCGGGCGAGCCCTGGTGA
- a CDS encoding polyprenyl synthetase family protein: MRETLAEWRPAIDEAIEDLVPREIDDEYLESFFGEATYKYDTAGLQRALADPFWELLDRGGKRWRAVLFLVFVEEFGEDPEEYLPYACIPEILHNGTIIVDDVEDGATKRRGQPALHHIYGQDIALNAGNALYFLPLKVLTENPAGLPADRRLAAHEMLTCELNRTHLGQGMDIRWHNEGDAEISTDEYLEMCACKTGCLARIVARLAAIITDQSAAVEDALANYAELTAVAFQIGDDILDVENSLGRAGEFGKEFGNDVREGKKTLLVIHALEESPSADAARLTEILEADENTDEEVLEALSILEDAGSIEYARERALDLAARARTELDAVDLGDETTRKLEEFTTFVIERDE, from the coding sequence ATGCGGGAGACGCTTGCCGAATGGCGGCCGGCCATCGACGAGGCCATCGAGGACCTCGTCCCCCGGGAGATAGACGACGAGTACCTCGAATCGTTCTTCGGCGAGGCGACCTACAAGTACGATACAGCGGGGCTCCAGCGTGCGCTTGCGGACCCGTTCTGGGAGCTCCTGGATCGGGGCGGCAAACGGTGGCGCGCCGTCCTCTTTCTGGTCTTCGTCGAAGAGTTCGGAGAAGACCCCGAAGAGTATCTCCCTTACGCCTGTATACCAGAAATTCTCCACAACGGGACGATCATCGTCGACGACGTCGAGGACGGCGCGACGAAACGACGCGGTCAACCGGCTCTCCACCACATTTACGGACAGGACATCGCACTGAACGCCGGCAACGCGCTGTATTTCTTGCCGCTGAAAGTCCTCACCGAAAACCCAGCAGGTCTCCCGGCCGACCGGCGACTGGCCGCCCACGAGATGCTGACGTGTGAACTCAACCGAACCCACCTCGGCCAGGGAATGGACATTCGCTGGCACAACGAAGGCGACGCCGAGATCAGCACCGACGAATATCTCGAGATGTGTGCCTGCAAGACCGGCTGCCTCGCTCGGATCGTGGCCCGACTGGCCGCGATCATCACCGACCAGTCCGCCGCGGTCGAAGATGCACTCGCCAACTACGCAGAACTGACCGCCGTCGCTTTCCAGATCGGCGACGACATCCTGGACGTCGAAAACTCCCTCGGTCGCGCCGGCGAGTTCGGCAAAGAGTTCGGCAACGACGTCCGCGAAGGCAAGAAGACGCTGCTGGTCATCCACGCCCTAGAAGAGAGCCCGTCCGCGGACGCAGCCAGACTCACCGAAATCCTCGAAGCCGACGAGAACACCGACGAGGAAGTACTCGAGGCGCTTTCGATCCTCGAGGACGCAGGCAGCATCGAGTACGCTCGCGAGCGGGCACTCGACCTCGCTGCACGAGCCCGCACAGAACTTGACGCAGTCGACCTCGGCGACGAGACGACTCGAAAACTCGAGGAGTTTACGACGTTCGTCATCGAACGCGACGAGTAA
- a CDS encoding M28 family peptidase, which produces MTTWISDLFTSDVGWTHLEGLVDVGIRMAGSDGEREAAELTCDALAEVGTRNARLETFDVQGWTRGDSEVLAGGEELECIALPRSPDNATTAPLVDLGYGLPADFEEADLEGKVAMVRSDIPDYYERYIHRREKYSHAVENGAAAFVYRNHVEGCLPPTGSVGTADDPIGDIPAVGVSSEVGARLARRYDGEEIEVRVDADVHDATSQNVHAELGPDTDDRVLVTSHVDAHDIAEGAMDNGAGTAMVVELANALAKREDELETRVEFVVYGSEEVGLVGSSYHSETTDHDSIAAIVNNDGVVRDRTLEFYTHGFDGLEDAVDAVSQEYDHPMQTVPQLGPHSDHWPFVQWGVPGYHVKSTSDEVGRGWGHTFADTLDKLEKRDLREQAILLTALVVDLASEDRTVEHRSPEAIASDLEDQNLAEGMRITGGWPYDD; this is translated from the coding sequence ATGACGACCTGGATCAGTGATTTGTTCACTAGTGACGTTGGCTGGACCCACCTCGAGGGGCTGGTCGATGTCGGCATTCGAATGGCAGGAAGCGACGGCGAACGCGAGGCCGCAGAGCTGACCTGCGATGCGCTCGCTGAAGTTGGCACGCGAAACGCTCGCCTCGAGACGTTCGACGTCCAGGGCTGGACTCGCGGCGACAGCGAGGTTCTGGCTGGCGGAGAAGAACTCGAATGCATCGCACTTCCGCGCAGTCCCGACAATGCGACAACCGCACCGCTCGTCGATCTGGGTTACGGGCTCCCAGCCGACTTCGAGGAGGCCGACCTCGAGGGGAAAGTCGCAATGGTTCGCAGCGACATCCCCGACTACTACGAGCGATACATTCACCGCCGGGAGAAGTACTCTCACGCCGTCGAGAACGGGGCAGCAGCCTTCGTCTACCGCAATCACGTCGAGGGCTGTCTTCCGCCGACCGGTAGCGTCGGCACCGCGGACGATCCGATCGGTGACATTCCAGCCGTCGGCGTCTCGAGCGAGGTCGGCGCACGTCTCGCCCGCCGCTACGATGGCGAAGAGATCGAGGTTCGCGTCGACGCAGACGTTCACGACGCCACGAGCCAGAACGTCCACGCCGAACTCGGCCCCGACACCGACGACCGCGTACTCGTGACGAGCCACGTCGACGCCCACGACATCGCCGAGGGTGCCATGGACAACGGCGCGGGAACGGCGATGGTCGTCGAGCTCGCGAACGCCCTCGCAAAACGTGAGGACGAACTCGAGACCAGAGTCGAGTTCGTCGTCTACGGGTCCGAGGAGGTCGGCCTCGTCGGTTCCTCGTATCACTCCGAGACCACCGATCACGACTCGATTGCGGCGATCGTCAACAACGACGGCGTGGTCCGTGACCGCACACTCGAGTTCTACACGCACGGGTTCGACGGTCTCGAGGACGCCGTCGACGCCGTCTCCCAGGAGTACGACCATCCGATGCAGACAGTGCCGCAACTCGGCCCTCACAGCGACCACTGGCCGTTCGTCCAGTGGGGTGTCCCCGGCTACCACGTCAAATCGACTTCAGACGAGGTCGGTCGCGGCTGGGGCCACACATTCGCGGACACCCTCGACAAACTCGAGAAACGCGACCTCCGCGAACAGGCCATCTTGCTGACCGCACTGGTCGTCGACCTCGCGAGCGAGGACCGGACGGTCGAACACCGGTCGCCGGAGGCGATCGCTTCCGATCTCGAGGACCAAAACCTCGCGGAAGGGATGCGGATTACGGGCGGCTGGCCGTACGACGACTGA
- a CDS encoding DUF420 domain-containing protein, giving the protein MATADAKRRLRERPIGATVLLTIVGYVLVIGTFLLDVPIYPDLTHAQINLLTHVIGVINAAATVLLAAGWYWIRAGEVQKHRLAMVGAFALILLFLVVYLIRVGGGGEKLFQGPELIRYAYLLMLAVHIVLSIVAVPVVLYALVLGLTHTPAELRNTAHARIGRIAAGTWILSLVLGVVTNLMLNHIYDYEFAAMVLPLF; this is encoded by the coding sequence ATGGCAACTGCGGACGCAAAACGTCGGCTCCGGGAACGACCGATCGGTGCAACGGTTCTCCTGACGATTGTCGGCTACGTGCTGGTCATCGGGACGTTCCTTCTCGACGTGCCGATCTATCCCGACCTGACTCACGCACAGATCAACCTGCTCACACACGTGATCGGCGTCATCAACGCGGCTGCGACGGTCTTGCTCGCCGCTGGCTGGTACTGGATCCGTGCGGGCGAGGTGCAAAAACACCGGCTGGCGATGGTCGGTGCGTTCGCGCTGATCCTGCTGTTTCTGGTGGTCTACCTGATCCGGGTCGGGGGTGGCGGCGAGAAACTGTTCCAAGGGCCAGAACTGATCCGGTACGCCTACCTGCTCATGCTCGCGGTCCACATCGTCCTCTCGATCGTGGCGGTGCCGGTCGTCCTCTACGCGTTGGTGCTCGGGCTGACACACACCCCGGCGGAACTCCGGAACACTGCCCACGCACGGATCGGTCGCATCGCCGCTGGAACGTGGATTCTCAGTCTCGTTCTCGGCGTCGTCACGAACCTGATGTTGAACCACATCTACGACTACGAGTTCGCAGCGATGGTGCTCCCGCTGTTTTAG
- a CDS encoding universal stress protein encodes MAIDTILLAVGPMDTVRANGLAETVLETAKPLEASVVIGHAFTDHEYEEFRDDLGLEERVEHVDPDEVAENRPPVGDLVDRFEDAGVDYEIRGALGDVSDEVVDMARAVDADRIVLGGRRRSPAEKAVLGSVSQDILLQSPCPVTYYRDLDVME; translated from the coding sequence ATGGCAATTGATACGATCTTGCTGGCCGTCGGCCCGATGGACACGGTTCGTGCGAACGGACTCGCCGAGACCGTCCTCGAGACCGCGAAACCACTCGAGGCGTCGGTCGTGATCGGCCACGCTTTCACCGACCACGAGTACGAGGAGTTCCGGGACGATCTCGGACTGGAAGAACGCGTCGAACACGTCGACCCCGACGAAGTCGCCGAGAATCGGCCGCCAGTCGGCGACCTCGTCGACAGGTTCGAGGACGCAGGCGTCGACTACGAGATTCGCGGTGCTCTCGGCGACGTGAGCGACGAGGTCGTCGACATGGCCAGGGCGGTCGACGCCGACCGAATCGTCCTCGGCGGGCGGCGGCGATCGCCGGCAGAGAAGGCAGTTCTCGGGTCGGTGTCACAGGATATCCTCTTGCAGTCGCCCTGTCCCGTCACGTACTACCGAGACCTGGATGTCATGGAGTGA
- a CDS encoding NAD(+)/NADH kinase, which yields MDSATWVPGEEPVVGCLTDEEATPTPELQVDDLESVVEPYGGTVATGDLEDVLSTDPSVLVVRGDSGLSAVARVGERATVLPVAPVTGIDAIDPDRLSAALAAVLEGEATVRERSLLEVESTGWDELTQALFDVALVTDEPARISEYGVRSRDGEVATFRADGVVVATPAGSHGYSSAVDAPLLSSAVDAVAAAPIAPFVTNTRRWVLPENVTLTLERNEGDVTLLADGRAINTVSFGAEVTITAAPSGLETLVVTDEHLESTESLG from the coding sequence ATGGATTCCGCTACGTGGGTCCCCGGCGAGGAGCCGGTCGTCGGATGCCTCACGGACGAGGAGGCGACACCGACGCCGGAACTGCAGGTCGACGATCTCGAGTCCGTCGTCGAACCGTACGGCGGGACCGTCGCCACCGGCGACCTCGAAGACGTTCTGTCGACGGACCCGTCAGTACTGGTCGTCCGGGGCGATAGCGGGCTCTCTGCAGTCGCTCGCGTAGGCGAACGCGCGACCGTGCTTCCAGTTGCCCCGGTTACGGGAATCGACGCCATCGATCCCGATCGGCTGTCCGCGGCTCTCGCAGCCGTCCTCGAGGGCGAGGCAACCGTCCGAGAGCGCTCGCTACTCGAGGTAGAGAGTACTGGCTGGGACGAACTAACCCAAGCCTTGTTCGACGTCGCGCTCGTCACCGACGAACCGGCTCGCATCTCGGAGTACGGCGTCCGATCCCGTGACGGCGAGGTCGCAACCTTTCGCGCCGACGGCGTCGTCGTCGCAACACCCGCCGGCAGTCACGGCTACTCGAGTGCCGTCGACGCGCCCTTGCTTTCGTCGGCCGTCGACGCCGTCGCCGCCGCTCCCATCGCACCGTTTGTCACCAACACTCGCCGCTGGGTCCTCCCGGAGAACGTGACGCTTACCCTCGAGCGCAACGAAGGCGACGTGACTCTCCTCGCTGACGGGCGAGCGATCAATACGGTCTCGTTCGGCGCAGAGGTCACGATCACCGCTGCTCCATCGGGACTCGAGACACTCGTCGTCACTGACGAACACCTCGAGAGCACTGAATCGCTGGGTTAG